A region from the Branchiostoma floridae strain S238N-H82 chromosome 9, Bfl_VNyyK, whole genome shotgun sequence genome encodes:
- the LOC118423246 gene encoding uncharacterized protein LOC118423246, with translation MAEYNHYHPMYAADIRSLLSGGSDDQLPLDEEMTSWPEWRAYRAHPARIRKPVDPTSIRRVENAIFRKWWQDQPDLVPKDSRGESPESFSSGGSECDAEDEVECTVSGSDMGDVPTEYSVSGIRRHEMPVKGTYVHKTILPGFHYKVRVLNTKRFLFGGRTLRLQEVGRGYGKRITFQGEKLNKNSNYFWSDSHPNGFGFSIVAVNTNDEYTLCSMDGRPIGKVHVGSVPLPQREITSEVVDGKVVKRILVTMTCTVQYEEERHGFRSVLQDEDFVVTGIALVEKEKGSRQANLKTIEDITLPIIGRCFFSN, from the exons ATGGCAGAATACAACCATTATCATCCCATGTACGCTGCAGACATTCGGTCTCTGTTGTCAGGCGGTAGCGACGACCAGCTCCCCTTGGATGAAGAGATGACGAGCTGGCCTGAATGGAGAGCCTACCGTGCCCACCCAGCCCGCATCAGGAAGCCGGTAGACCCGACCTCCATCCGCCGGGTGGAGAACGCCATCTTCCGCAAGTGGTGGCAGGATCAGCCCGATCTCGTCCCGAAGGACAGCCGTGGCGAGTCGCCCGAGTCTTTCTCCTCGGGGGGAAGCGAGTGTGACGCCGAGGATGAAGTGGAGTGTACCGTCAGCGGGTCGGACATGGGGGACGTCCCTACCGAATACAGCGTCTCTGGGATCAGGCGGCACGAAATGCCGGTTAAAG GAACCTACGTCCACAAGACGATCCTACCTGGCTTCCACTACAAGGTTCGCGTCCTGAACACCAAGCGCTTCTTGTTCGGCGGCCGCACTCTAAGACTTCAAGAGGTAGGGCgaggctacggcaaacgcatcACCTTCCAAGGCGAAAAGCTGAACAAGAACAGCAACTACTTCTGGTCCGACTCGCACCCCAACGGTTTTGGCTTCAGCATCGTAGCCGTCAATACCAACGACGAGTACACTCTATGCAGTATGGACGGTAGGCCAATCGGGAAAGTACACGTAGGAAGCGTGCCTCTACCACAACGAGAGATCACCTCCGAAGTAGTGGACGGAAAGGTCGTCAAGAGAATCCTCGTCACAATGACCTGCACAGTACAGTACGAAGAAGAACGGCACGGTTTCCGCTCTGTTCTTCAAGATGAAGACTTTGTCGTGACGGGGATAGCCTTAGTGGAGAAGGAAAAGGGCTCCCGTCAAGCAAATCTTAAGACAATCGAAGATATAACACTGCCAATTATCGGTAGATGCTTCTTCTCTAACTGA